One Aquarana catesbeiana isolate 2022-GZ linkage group LG06, ASM4218655v1, whole genome shotgun sequence genomic region harbors:
- the LOC141148009 gene encoding olfactory receptor 1G1-like, protein MENITSPIDVHILPFFMKTGNTLITFSSVYFFFIYLFGMLVNIIIIAVICLDLHLHTPMYLFLWNLSVVDISYTTVTIPKLLYILLSGNNSVPFTQCFIQMYFISIADSAEAIVLFIMAYDRYVAICHPLHYHRILSKKICILLIIAIWIGGNVNSCLITSSFLRIHFCSSVTICQFFCDAKALINISCGGTEMYYIVMYEVYLLFGLCPVMCNLISYVQIFKIIQNFKSKDSRSKVFSTCSSHLIVLALFYGSAASVYMTPPSDRYDLLEQILTMFYSTVVPMLNPLIYSLRNKEIRNSLRKLASNCRHLRT, encoded by the coding sequence ATGGAAAACATTACATCTCCTATAGATGTGCACATTTTGCCCTTTTTCATGAAAACTGGAAACACATTGATCACTTTTAGCTCTGTCTACTTTTTCTTCATCTATTTATTTGGAATGCTGGTGAACATAATTATCATTGCAGTGATATGTTTGGACCTCCATTTGCACACCCCGATGTATTTATTTCTCTGGAACTTGTCTGTTGTTGATATTTCTTATACAACTGTTACCATTCCAAAACTTCTCTACATCTTACTATCTGGAAATAATTCAGTGCCATTTACACAATGCTTTATCCAAATGTATTTTATTTCGATAGCCGACAGCGCTGAGGCCATAGTTCTATTTATAATGGCGTATGACCGATATGTAGCAATTTGTCACCCTTTGCACTATCATCGTATACTTAGTAAGAAAATCTGCATATTACTAATAATAGCAATCTGGATTGGTGGGAATGTAAATTCATGTTTAATTACAAGTTCATTCTTAAGAATACATTTCTGTTCTTCTGTTACCATTTGCCAGTTCTTCTGTGATGCTAAAGCTCTCATCAACATTTCCTGTGGTGGTACTGAAATGTATTATATTGTCATGTATGAAGTGTATTTATTATTTGGGCTCTGCCCAGTTATGTGCAACTTGATATCCTATGTACAAATTTTTAAGATCATACAAAATTTTAAATCTAAGGATAGCAGAAGTAAAGTCTTCTCCACCTGTTCATCCCACCTCATTGTTTTGGCACTCTTTTATGGATCTGCTGCATCTGTATACATGACCCCACCATCAGATCGCTATGACTTACTCGAACAAATCTTAACCATGTTCTACTCCACAGTTGTCCCGATGTTGAACCCTCTCATATACAGTCTACGAAACAAAGAAATAAGGAATTCTTTGCGGAAACTTGCATCAAATTGTCGTCATTTAAGAACCTGA